From Salvelinus namaycush isolate Seneca chromosome 24, SaNama_1.0, whole genome shotgun sequence, one genomic window encodes:
- the LOC120019636 gene encoding N-alpha-acetyltransferase 20-like: MTTLRAFTCDDLFKFNNINLDPLTETYGIPFYLQYLAHWPEYFIVAEAPGGELMGYIMGKAEGSVAREEWHGHVTALSVAPEFRRLGLAAKLMEMLEEISERKGGFFVDLFVRVSNQVAVNMYKQLGYSVYRTVIEYYSASNGEPDEDAYDMRKALSSDTEKKSIVPIPHPVRPEDIE; this comes from the exons ATGACAACATTACGAGCTTTTACGTGCGATGATTTGTTCAAGTTCAACAACAT CAACCTGGATCCATTAACAGAGACT TATGGAATCCCATTTTACCTACAGTACCTGGCCCACTGGCCTGAGTACTTCATTGTTGCAGAGGCCCCTGGTGGAGAATTGATGGGTTACA TCATGGGAAAGGCGGAGGGATCAGTGGCGCGAGAAGAGTGGCATGGGCACGTCACAGCTCTCTCAGTGGCCCCAGAGTTCAGACGACTGGGACTGGCAGCCAAGCTTATGGAGATGCTGGAGGAGATCTCAGAAAG GAAGGGCGGGTTCTTTGTTGACCTGTTTGTTCGAGTCTCCAATCAAGTGGCGGTGAACATGTACAAACAGCTAGGCTACAGCGTTTACAGAACCGTGATAGAGTACTATTCTGCTAGCAACGGAGAACCGGATGAAGACGCCTATG ATATGAGGAAAGCCTTGTCGAGTGACACAGAGAAGAAGTCCATCGTTCCTATACCACATCCTGTCAGACCAGAAGATATAGAATAG
- the cd109 gene encoding CD109 antigen, giving the protein MEWFQVLGFLGLFVVFNGAQSTPRPSMAPGPSYLISVPRVLRPGVPITLSVTILTKAVEVQVVTEIVNGNNTVVTETTIIQGGSTEVLVLSPIPDSELSYWHPYTLVVKGYVGMGNMVFTNSTVLRFNPKSSSTFIQTDKANYRPGQVVKIRAVSIYPDGKPYKGKIDIIIKDPKANMIRQWLSLDSVLGVLSQEFQLSKNPSLGKWTIVTSVNEVVSEKQFNVEHYVLPRFEVWIEAPSVLHHDDTLWGMVTAKYMYGKPVRGHMNITYLHRFHGIGMSSDDHKEIHGSTEFSFDVPDYQAMYKRSADNMYEDYENDEFLTIIVYVTESLTGLTYHSTMEVGVVKCRYNLAFRGYPSYIKPSLNFTAELKISTYNKWPLTREDQGKTVTISVTQQRHSPWSWKLDDLGLMLPRVLLNSTGPGLPPMPDEIPVQTMVLPVPADGVIPIHIQLSDKVATLTVDASFKDGYKMLQVYSSYKSPSKSYLQIQKSRSTPQVMSRGQVLSSGRGSSSSLTLTPQESWAPLACIVVYCVHSDGEIFNDALHVPIAQDLKNKVSLSWSEDRARPADEVSLKVSVAEPGSLVGILVVDQATRWPHSHNDITKDMVLEEMAEYDRKTTGDMRMGDPYSVFTTSGIMVLTDAKLEKMGEQLRPQFPGEGIQLPGDEGDDMEQEEQEPRERRDFPETWLWLDTNTGDSTTAEFPLTLPDSITTWVATAFVMSADLGLGIIETPAKLTVFQDFFLSLNLPAFIIRGELLVVEVTLFNYLEQDLEVMVIVSQSDSFEFVFPDNEELSMASTRTVSVGSQNGTSVLFPIRLLVLGEIPISVEAKSSVASDAVRRMVLVKPEGLEQSFSKTMFLELVGSEKSLSREVAFTFPADVVEGSQRAQVTAVGDILGPSITGLESLIQMPSGCGEQNMIHFAPNIYVIQYLTASGQADHDTLIKATSYMMKGYERELSYQRDDGSFSAFGDSDYSGSTWLSAFVLKCFLQARPFISIDGRVLVSTAAWLGAQQGKDGAFLEPGRVIHTELQGGLDGPVSLTAYVLMALLVDDIYKVGVSGALVFLETRLALGISSNYSLCLATYALSLANRESAERALAQLMGRAEMKDGVPSWSSSGIGLSESWQPRSADIEMAAYLLLSLHKLSRLEEGFSLMKWLSQQRNYLGGYSSTQDTVIALQALSEYAVYSGSQLINLHITVNTAPSTTVASFHINYTNYLLYQSREFNVFYNLESRGLSRKWRDTAQEAFDLHIELFDTNMYYIHLYICTSLLEGQGINQTGMAILDVGLLSGFILAQDGIETNDVVRRVETPPGKVILYLDSVTTEEMCVKVPLVMDFKVANVQDATVLIYDYYEPRRKTVRTYQSYWRYDMGACSFCGEDCSQSPYAGKEGKIQEKQSIHTCDQLGALGESGADSPEVSEQCSAWRLDSLEDPPQHRSAVCPLRPQLAQERPPPPVALAAAPPSSMGVGVVELGDGTDRARSGRPRVASKLSNRMDMSINWSKERVVSLQASSLRTSSRKLHL; this is encoded by the exons ATGGAGTGGTTTCAAGTGTTGGGATTTCTTGGATTATTTGTCGTTTTCAATGGAGCCCAGAGCACACCAAG GCCCAGCATGGCCCCCGGCCCTTCATACCTGATCTCTGTTCCGAGGGTGCTACGGCCTGGTGTCCCCATCACACTATCAGTCACTATCCTCACCAAGGCGGTGGAAGTCCAAGTCGTTACTGAGATTGTTAATGGTAATAACACTGTTGTCACAGAAACAACCATAATTCAAGGAG GTTCTACTGAGGTGCTGGTTCTTTCACCG ATCCCTGACAGTGAACTGAGCTATTGGCACCCCTACACGCTGGTGGTCAAGGGCTATGTCGGGATGGGCAATATGGTGTTCACCAACTCTACGGTCCTGCGTTTTAACCCCAAAAGCTCATCCACGTTTATTCAGACAGACAAGGCCAACTACAGGCCTGGGCAGGTTGTGAAGATCCGGGCAGTGTCCATTTACCCAGACGGCAAGCCATATAAGGGCAAGATAGACATTATCATTaag GATCCTAAGGCAAACATGATCCGGCAGTGGTTGTCATTGGACAGTGTTCTGGGCGTTCTGTCCCAAGAGTTTCAGCTGTCTAAGAATCCATCCCTTGGCAAGTGGACCATTGTGACTTCTGTCAAT GAAGTTGTGAGTGAAAAACAATTCAACGTGGAGCATTATG TGCTGCCCAGGTTTGAGGTGTGGATAGAGGCTCCCAGTGTCCTTCATCATGATGATACTCTCTGGGGCATGGTCACTGCTAA ATACATGTATGGGAAGCCTGTGCGAGGTCACATGAACATAACCTACTTGCATCGTTTTCATGGCATCGGTATGAGTTCTGATGATCATAAAGAG ATTCACGGCTCGACGGAGTTCTCTTTTGATGTGCCTGACTACCAGGCCATGTATAAACGATCTGCAGACAACATGTATGAGGATTATGAGAACGATGAGTTTCTTACCATCATAGTTTATGTCACAGAGTCCCTGACAG GACTGACCTATCACAGCACTATGGAGGTGGGTGTGGTTAAATGTAGATATAACCTTGCCTTCCGTGGATACCCCAGCTATATAAAGCCCTCTTTGAACTTCACCGCTGAG CTGAAAATATCCACGTACAACAAGTGGCCCCTGACTCGAGAGGACCAGGGGAAGACTGTTACAATCTCTGTAACACAGCAAAGGCACAGTCCATGGAGCTGGAAGCTGGACGACTTGGGGTTAATGCTGCCTCGTGTGTTGCTAAACTCTACTGGTCCTGGCCTCCCTCCAATGCCAGATGAGATACCAGTCCAGACAATGGTTTTACCTGTGCCTGCAGACGGGGTCATCCCCATTCACATACAGCTCTCAGATAAGGTGGCAACACTCACTGTAGAT GCTTCATTCAAGGACGGCTATAAGATGCTACAGGTCTATAGCAGCTACAAGTCCCCCAGTAAATCGTACCTGCAGATCCAGAAGTCCCGTTCAACTCCACAG GTGATGTCCAGGGGACAGGTGCTGTCTTCTGGAAGAGGCAGCTCTTCTTCCCTCACCCTGACCCCACAGGAGTCCTGGGCTCCCTTGGCCTGCATTGTCGTATACTGTGTACATTCCGATGGAGAGATCTTCAATGATGCACTGCATGTTCCCATCGCCCAAGATCTAAAAAACAAG GTGTCTCTGAGCTGGAGTGAGGACAGGGCCAGGCCTGCTGATGAGGTGTCTCTCAAGGTGTCTGTTGCTGAGCCCGGTTCACTGGTGGGGATTCTGGTGGTGGATCAGGCAACGCGCTGGCCGCACTCACACAATGACATCACCAAGGACATG GTGCTGGAGGAGATGGCAGAATACGACAGAAAGACGACAGGCGACATGAGAATGGGAGATCCCTACTCTGTTTTTACG ACATCTGGCATCATGGTTTTGACAGATGCCAAGTTGGAGAAGATGGGGGAGCAATTGAGACCTCAATTTC CAGGGGAGGGAATCCAATTGCCTGGAGATGAGGGGGATGATATGGAACAGGAGGAGCAGGAGCCTCGGGAACGCAGGGACTTCCCTGAGACCTGGCTGTGGCTGGACACCAACACAGG GGATTCTACCACAGCTGAGTTCCCTCTGACTTTACCGGACAGCATTACTACCTGGGTAGCCACTGCCTTTGTCATGTCTGCTGATCTGGGCCTAGGCATCATTGAGACCCCTGCAAAG CTCACAGTGTTCCAGGACTTCTTTCTGTCCTTGAATTTACCTGCTTTCATCATCCGAGGAGAGCTGCTGGTCGTGGAGGTCACTCTCTTCAATTACCTCGAACAGGATCTCGAG GTGATGGTGATTGTTTCCCAGAGTGACTCGTTTGAGTTTGTCTTCCCGGACAATGAGGAGCTCTCTATGGCCAGTACACGTACTGTGTCTGTGGGGAGTCAGAACGGAACCTCTGTCCTATTTCCCATCAGGCTACTGGTCCTGGGGGAGATCCCAATCTCGGTCGAAGCCAAATCGTCTGTGGCCTCTGACGCCGTCCGCCGGATGGTTCTGGTCAAG CCTGAAGGACTTGAGCAGTCTTTTTCGAAGACCATGTTTCTGGAGCTGGTGGGGTCAGAGAAAAGCCTTTCCAGGGAAGTGGCGTTCACCTTCCCTGCAGATGTTGTGGAGGGCAGTCAGCGAGCACAAGTGACTGCAGTCG GTGACATCCTTGGACCGTCCATCACGGGCCTGGAGTCCCTCATCCAGATGCCTTCTGGTTGCGGGGAGCAGAACATGATCCACTTTGCTCCCAACATATATGTCATCCAGTATCTGACCGCGTCTGGACAAGCTGACCACGATACCTTGATTAAAGCCACGTCTTACATGATGAAAG GATATGAACGTGAACTGTCCTACCAGAGAGATGACGGTTCCTTCAGTGCTTTTGGGGATAGTGACTACTCTGGAAGCACATG GCTCTCTGCGTTCGTACTGAAGTGCTTCCTGCAGGCGAGGCCCTTCATCTCCATTGATGGCAGAGTGCTGGTCAGTACCGCCGCCTGGTTGGGGGCCCAGCAGGGGAAGGATGGGGCCTTCTTGGAGCCCGGCCGGGTCATTCACACTGAGCTCCAGGGAGGCCTGGATGGCCCTGTATCTCTCACAGCCTACGTTCTCATGGCTCTACTGGTGGATGACATCTACAAGGTGGGA GTTTCCGGGGCCCTGGTGTTTTTGGAGACCAGGCTTGCTCTAGGCATCTCCAGTAACTACAGCCTGTGTCTGGCCACCTATGCTCTGTCCCTGGCCAACAGAGAGAGTGCAGAACGAGCGCTGGCACAGCTGATGGGACGAGCAGAGATGAAGG ACGGTGTTCCATCCTGGAGTTCATCAGGCATAGGGCTTTCTGAGTCGTGGCAGCCACGCTCCGCAGACATCGAAATGGCTGCCTACCTGCTGCTCTCCCTCCACAAGCTATCAAGGCTGGAGGAGGGCTTCAGCCTCATGAAGTGGCTCAGCCAGCAGAGGAACTACTTGGGAGGATACAGCTCCACACAG GATACAGTGATAGCCCTGCAGGCCTTGTCTGAGTACGCAGTCTACAGTGGGTCTCAACTCATCAATCTCCACATTACAGTCAACACAGCACCCTCAACCACAGTGGCCAGCTTCCACATCAACTACACCAACTATTTGCTATACCAAAGCCgagag ttTAATGTGTTTTACAATTTAGAGAGCAGAGGGTTGTCACGGAAATGGAGAGACACTGCACAGGAGGCTTTTGATTTGCACATAGAGTTGTTTGACACGAACATGTACTACATCCATCTTTACATTTGCacaag TCTGTTGGAGGGCCAAGGCATTAATCAGACTGGCATGGCCATTCTAGACGTGGGCCTTCTCAGTGGCTTCATCTTGGCTCAGGATGGCATCGAGACCAACGATGTGGTTCGGAGAGTGGAAACGCCTCCGGGAAAAGTCATTCTCTACCTGGACTCT GTGACAACAGAGGAGATGTGTGTGAAAGTCCCTCTAGTCATGGACTTCAAGGTTGCCAACGTCCAGGATGCAACGGTTCTCATCTATGATTACTACGAGCCCC GGAGGAAGACGGTGAGGACATACCAGTCCTATTGGAGGTATGACATGGGCGCCTGCTCATTCTGTGGGGAAGACTGCAGCCAGT